CCTGAAAATACTTCTCAATTTGTTTTAAATTGTCAAAATTCAAATGGTGGGTTTGCAAGATCTGAATTTGGAATATCAACTTTTGAAGATACTTTTTATGCTGTTAATATATTAAGAAAAATTGGCAAAATATAAAAGTGAAGATGATGATTAAAAAAGACGCATTAACAATAACAATTCTTGAAAGTATTAAAAAATCGGATATATGCCCATTATGTTATCTTTGGTTAAAAAACGAAGAACGCTATATGGATTATCTTCTTACAAACGAAGTAGTAATGAGTCCTGAATTTAGAGAGAAAGTTTTAGTTGCTAAAGGATTTTGTAATCGTCATATGCATTTATTATGTAAAACTGCTTATAGAGGGCATACTGAAAACGGTTTAGGATATGCTCTTTATATGCAAAAAGTTATTGAAAAAATTTATAAAGATTTTGAAATATTGCTTAATAATTTAAATAAACTTAAGAATTTAGAAGGCAATATTATATAATAAGACTATGCTTGCAATTAAAGGAAGGAAAAAATGTCCAGCATGCGAACATTTAGAATCAATGGATAATGTATACATGCATACTTTAATTCGAATGTTAAATGATAAAAATTTTAGAGAAGAATTTAAATCATCAAATGGTCTTTGCCCCCTCATTTTTCTTCTACCATTAAAATAATTAATCAAAGCAAAATTAAGAATCCAATTATTATAATTCAAACCTTTTTTGAAGTAGAAAATAAGCAAATTCAATTAATAAAGAATTATCCTTCAGAATTTATAAGGAAACATAGTTGAGATTTTTAAAAATGAAGCTTTTGGACCTGAAGCTAATGCAAATTACACGATTTTAAATATATTAACAGGTGTAGAAGGACTTTATTTATCAAAACTATAAATTTTTACCGTTTAAAACGAATGAAGAATATTTTAAAAAATAGAAAAATGCATTATTAAAAATCGTTCTTTATTTCTAAAATCAATTTTTGTCCTTTATGATCATGTATTGTAACATTTCTTTCATCTATAAATGGAAAACCAACAATCATAAGTGTATTTCCAAAGAAATGGTTTAAATCCATTAGAAAAATCTATTGATAACATATGAAGTGGAATACTAGCGAATCCCCAACCATAAGCTGCAAGTGGAGGAACAATTAATTCAGAAATATTGATCAAGTTCTTATTTTTCTTACCTCTAAGAAATAAAATCATTTCTTTTAGATAAATTTGTTTTGCACTTTTCGAAAATTGCTTGTAATAATTCTTTATCGATTGAAACTATTAAGCTGCTTTTTCATAATATCTAAAAATTAGAAACTTATATTTTAATATTTTAAAAAATAGATTATTAATCTAAGATATTTTTTACTTTAACAATTTTTATAAAAATATATGGTGTACTTTACATGTAATCATATTATTGAAATAAATTTAAATAGCGGGCCCGACGGGAATTGAACCCGCGACCCTTACCCAGGAAGCAAATATGCCCCCTTCCGGGTGGCTTCCTTTTTTTAGTTAAGAGCCTCACCATTTTCATATTCCGGTGCTCTACCTGACTAAGCTACGGGCCCGTATTAAATTGTTATTTTTCTTCCTATAAAATTTTTCTTTTAAATAAAGAAATATAAATTCTTTTATTTCATTTTTTATGAAAATATGAATAATAACATATTGGCTTTAAAAATTTTTAAAAAAGATGGAGAAAAAGCTTTAAAATTAATAAAAGAAAAAAATTTACTTAATTCAAATTATAAAATCATAAGCAATAAAGAATATTTATTCATTCCGTTAAAAGAAAAAATTGATGAAGATTTTTTTAAAAATAAGCTTGATTATTATTCTATTATTTTAAAAGATTTCCCTTTAAAATCCATTAAACCTAGAAGCATAGAAGAATATTTATTAAAAAAATATGGAAAAGATATTGCAAATTTAGCTCCAAAATCTTTTGAAATTATTGGTAATATAGCTATTATAGAATTAAAAAAGGAATATGAAAAATATATAAAAGATATTGCAGAGGCAATAAAAAATGTTCATAAAAATATTGATACTGTGCTTTTAAAGAAAAGTTCAATTAGTGGAGAATATCGTATTAGAGAATATGATGTTTTAGCTGGGTCTGGAAAAACAGAAACTATTCATAAAGAAAATGGTTGTATTTTCTTTCTTGATATTAGAAAAGTTTTCTTCTCTTCTAAACTTTCAACAGAACGTTTACGTGTAGCATCTCAAGTAAAAAATAATGAAATTATTGTTGATATGTTTGCTGGAGTAGGACCTTTTTCGATACTTATTGCAAAAATTCGTAATATTTCTCATATATATGCAATTGAAATTAATCCTTATGCATATGAATATTTAAAGAAAAATATTGAAATTAATAAAGTAAGCAATAAAATTGAAGCTATATTAGGAGATGCAAAAGAAGTTCTTAAAGAAAAAGAAAATTTTGCAGATAGGATTATTATGAATCTTCCTTATAAAGCTAAAGATTTTTTAGATATAGCATGTAAAATTGCTAAACCTAAAGCATATTTACATTATTATTGTATTTGCAAAGAAGGAGAAGAAGAAAAAACCATTAAAGAATTTATAGAAAATATTCAAAAATTTGGAAGAAAAGTTAATATTCTTAATTATAAAAACGTTTTAGAAATTGCTCCCAGAAAATATAATTTTGTAATAGATGCTGAAATTTTAACTTAAATTAATATTTTAGTAATATCTTACTTATAATGGATTTTGTATGGGTGTAAAAATAAGAGAGATAATTCCCTCAGAAGCAATAACTATTATTGAATTAGAAAATCTTAATGGTAAAGCTATTGCTTTTGATGCATATAATATGCTTTATCAATTTCTTTCCATTATTAGAGGTCAAGATGGAAAACCTTTAATGGATTCAAAAGGAAGAATTACAAGTCATTTAAGTGGATTATTTTTTAGAACAATAAATTTTATTGAAAAAGGAATTAAGCCTGTATTTGTTTTTGATGGTCGACCTCCTGAACTTAAAAGAGTTACAATTGAAGAAAGGGAAGAAATTAGAAAAGAAGCTGAAGCTCTTTATAAAGAATATTTAGAAAAAGGGGAATTGGAAGAAGCAAGGAAATATGCTATAAGATCTGCACAATTAAATGAAGAAATAATAAATAGTGCTAAAAAATTAATTGAATTAATGGGAAATCCATGTATTCAAGCACCTTCTGAAGGTGAAGCTCAAGCTGCTTATCTTGCTTTAAAAGGAGATGTTTATGCTTCTGCTTCTCAAGATATGGATTCTCTTTTATTTGGTTCTCCTAGACTTGTTAGGAATCTTTCAATAGTTGGTAAAAGACGCTTACCAGGAAAGAAAGCATATGTTGAAGTTAAGCCTGAAATAATACATCTTGATAAAATGTTAAATTTATTAAAAATTAATAGAAAAGAACTTATTGATATTGGAATACTTGTTGGAACAGATTATGCAGAAGGAGTATATGGAATTGGACCAAAAAAAGCTTTAAAATTAATAAAAGAATATGGTTCTATAGAGAAAGTTTTAGAAATTCAAAAAGCTTCTTTATCAATCGATCCATCTATTATTAGAGATATTTTCTTAAATCCAAAAGTTACAGATAATTATTCTTTAGAATGGCATGAGCCAAATTATGATGGAATAATAAAATTTCTATGTGATGAACATGATTTCTCTATTGAAAGAGTACAAAATGCATTGGATAAATTAAAAGAAGCATTATTAAAAAGTAAAGGAAAAACAAGTTTAGATATGTGGATCAAGTAGATACTATTTCAATCATTTTTTTATCTTTATCTAAAGATATTACTCTAATTTTCCCATTTATTTCTAGCTTTAATAATATTTCATAAATGTCTTTCAATGTAATATCTAAACCTTTCCTCTTTAATTCCTCTAATAATATTGATGTTAAAATTTTTCCACCCATCTTATTTATAGTTTCGTATACTGTTACTAAAAGAGAGTTATTATGCAACATTCTATTACCCTATTATTGGAGATGGTTTCTCACTTATCCTTATCTTTTCTTTTATTCTTTCATATTCTTTAATCATCGAAGAAGATATGCTTGGCTTAATCGTTTTCAATGCATTTTCAAAATCATTAAAAGTAACAACTTCAGAATCTATATCCCTTCTCATTGCTTGTAAAGCAGCTTCCCTACATACATTTTCTAAATCTGCTCCTGTATAACCTTCTGTGATTTTTGCTAAATATTCAAGTGATACATCAGGAGATAATGGCATTTTCCTTGTATATATTTTCAATATTTGTAATCTTGCTTTTTCATCTGGCGGAGGAACATAAATAAGCCAATCCAATCTACCTGGCCTAAGCATTGCTGGATCTATTAAATCTGGTCTATTTGTAGCTCCTATAACAATAACGTCTGAAAGTTTTCTAACACCATCTATTTCTGTTACTAATTGACTTATTACTCTATAAGATACTCCAGAATCATCACCAAGCAATTCTTTTCTCATAGCAATTGCTTCTATTTCATCAAAGAATACTATTGAAGGTGCAGCCATTCTTGCTTTTCTAAATATTTCTCTTATTGCTTTTTCAGATTCTCCAACCCATTTACTAAATATCTCTGGACCATTTACAAGTATAAAGTTTGCATCACTTTCATTTGCAACTGCTTTTGCTAAAAGTGTTTTTCCACATCCTGGAGGGCCATATAATAATACTCCTTTTGGTGGAGATATTCCCATTCTAGAAAACTTCTCAGGATATTTTAAAGGCCATTCTATTGCTTCAATTAATTTTTGTTTTACTTCCTCAAGACCACCAATATCTTCCCATCTAACATTTGATACTTCTACTTCAACTTCTCTCATTGCTGTAGGAGTTATTTCTTTATAAGCATCAAGGAAATCTTTCATTGTTACTTCCAAACTTTCTAATAATTCAGGTGAAATATTTTCTTCAGAATAATCTATATTTGGCAAAACTCTTCTAATACATTTCATAGCAGCTTCTCTACAAAGTGCAGCTAAATCTGCTCCAGTATATCCTTTAGTAATTTCAGCTAATGTATCTAAGTTAACATCAGATGAAAGTGGCATTCCTCGAGTATGTATTTGAAGTATTTCTTTTCTATCATTTTTACTAGGTATTCCTATTTCAATTTCTCTATCAAATCTTCCAGGCCTTCTAAGAGCAGGATCTATTGCCTCTATTCTATTCGTAGCTCCTATAACAATAACTTGTCCTCTACTTTCAAGCCCATCCATTAAAGCAAGCAATTGTGCAACAACTCTTTTCTCTACTTCTCCTGTTACTTCCCCTCTTTTTGGTGCAATAGCATCTATTTCATCTATAAAGATTATACTAGGAGCATTTTCTTCAGCTCTCTTAAATATTTCTCTAAATCTTGCTTCAGTCTCTCCATAATATTTACTCATTATCTCTGGACCATTTACAAGTATAAAGTTTGCATCACTTTCATTTGCAACTGCTTTTGCTAAAAGTGTTTTTCCACATCCTGGAGGGCCATATAATAATACTCCTTTTGGTGGTTCTACACCTAATTTTTGAAATATTTCCGGAAATCTTAATGGGAGTTCTATCATTTCTCTAATTCTTTGAATTTCTTCTTTAAGGCCACCTATATCCTCATATGTTACACTTGCTTTAAGAGCTTTTTCTTGCAAAACTCTACTTTGTATTATAATATTTGTTTTAGGTGTTATTTTAACTACTCCTGAAGGTTTTGTTTGTAATACTGCAAAAGTAAATAAATTTCCAAAGAATAGCACAGGAATAATATTCTTTTGAATTACTGGATAATCTATTAATCTACTTTTTATTATTCTTGTTAAATTTTCATCAGTTTTTATAGAAGTATTTACTGGTGCTAAAGTTACTGAAATCGCTTCTTTTACATCAGCTTTTCTAACTATAACATATTCGTTTAGTGATACTCCAGCATTACTTCTTATATACCCATCTATTCTAATAATATCTTTCTCTTTTTCATCAGAATATCCTAGCCATAAAGTTGCAGCTGCAATTTTTTTACCTTGAATTTCTATAATATCTCCTGTTGAAAGACCTATACTTGCACCTACTTCTCTATCTATACGTGCAATTCCATAACCAACATCTCTACGTCTTGCTTCAGCTACTCTTAATCTAAGTTCTTTATTCCTCAACATTGTTTTCCTATATATAATATATCATTGGCTATTATTAAATTTTATTCACGAAACCTTTGCACATTTATAACAGTTACTTCAGAAATACCTTCAAATCCCTCTAAAAATTCTTCAATTTTTCTTGAATATCCAGCTTCATCAGGCATTAAAATTTGTATTATTAATGCTTTTAATCCAAAAGCTATTGGCTCCTCTTTATATGCATAAATTTTAAAATTTTCTGGTAATTTTTCATTTATTGAATTTAATAATTTTTTTAAATCTACTTCATCACTATTTGGAAAAATCCTATAAGTTGCTAATACTTTTGCCATAATTTCACCTTTTTTATGGTCCTTTAAAACCACATGCAGGGCATACGTATGGTTGACCCATTTTTCTACATTTTCCACATCTCCAAATTATTATTTTTCCACAATTTGGACAAGGAAAATTAACGCTTTTCTCTCTTGGAATAATTGGTTTATGACACCAATTGCAAATTGGTAAAACTATTTTACTCATTGCCTTTTTTATCAAAAAACTACTATATATAGTTATCTTTTAGAAAATGGTTCTTATAAAATTATAAAAAATATTTACTCCATTTTTTAAAATATTCCTCTTCAATATATTAATAATTGTCATTCTTTGAAAATCCATATCTCCAAATTTTTCTATATCTTTTTCTAATCCACTTTCTTTTATTATTTTAAAAATTTTTTCAAAAAATGGAATTGGAATATTATTTAAAAAATTTCTTAA
The window above is part of the Nitrososphaerota archaeon genome. Proteins encoded here:
- the fen gene encoding flap endonuclease-1, which translates into the protein MGVKIREIIPSEAITIIELENLNGKAIAFDAYNMLYQFLSIIRGQDGKPLMDSKGRITSHLSGLFFRTINFIEKGIKPVFVFDGRPPELKRVTIEEREEIRKEAEALYKEYLEKGELEEARKYAIRSAQLNEEIINSAKKLIELMGNPCIQAPSEGEAQAAYLALKGDVYASASQDMDSLLFGSPRLVRNLSIVGKRRLPGKKAYVEVKPEIIHLDKMLNLLKINRKELIDIGILVGTDYAEGVYGIGPKKALKLIKEYGSIEKVLEIQKASLSIDPSIIRDIFLNPKVTDNYSLEWHEPNYDGIIKFLCDEHDFSIERVQNALDKLKEALLKSKGKTSLDMWIK
- a CDS encoding class I SAM-dependent methyltransferase family protein — its product is MNNNILALKIFKKDGEKALKLIKEKNLLNSNYKIISNKEYLFIPLKEKIDEDFFKNKLDYYSIILKDFPLKSIKPRSIEEYLLKKYGKDIANLAPKSFEIIGNIAIIELKKEYEKYIKDIAEAIKNVHKNIDTVLLKKSSISGEYRIREYDVLAGSGKTETIHKENGCIFFLDIRKVFFSSKLSTERLRVASQVKNNEIIVDMFAGVGPFSILIAKIRNISHIYAIEINPYAYEYLKKNIEINKVSNKIEAILGDAKEVLKEKENFADRIIMNLPYKAKDFLDIACKIAKPKAYLHYYCICKEGEEEKTIKEFIENIQKFGRKVNILNYKNVLEIAPRKYNFVIDAEILT
- a CDS encoding DUF6062 family protein, yielding MIKKDALTITILESIKKSDICPLCYLWLKNEERYMDYLLTNEVVMSPEFREKVLVAKGFCNRHMHLLCKTAYRGHTENGLGYALYMQKVIEKIYKDFEILLNNLNKLKNLEGNII
- a CDS encoding CDC48 family AAA ATPase is translated as MLRNKELRLRVAEARRRDVGYGIARIDREVGASIGLSTGDIIEIQGKKIAAATLWLGYSDEKEKDIIRIDGYIRSNAGVSLNEYVIVRKADVKEAISVTLAPVNTSIKTDENLTRIIKSRLIDYPVIQKNIIPVLFFGNLFTFAVLQTKPSGVVKITPKTNIIIQSRVLQEKALKASVTYEDIGGLKEEIQRIREMIELPLRFPEIFQKLGVEPPKGVLLYGPPGCGKTLLAKAVANESDANFILVNGPEIMSKYYGETEARFREIFKRAEENAPSIIFIDEIDAIAPKRGEVTGEVEKRVVAQLLALMDGLESRGQVIVIGATNRIEAIDPALRRPGRFDREIEIGIPSKNDRKEILQIHTRGMPLSSDVNLDTLAEITKGYTGADLAALCREAAMKCIRRVLPNIDYSEENISPELLESLEVTMKDFLDAYKEITPTAMREVEVEVSNVRWEDIGGLEEVKQKLIEAIEWPLKYPEKFSRMGISPPKGVLLYGPPGCGKTLLAKAVANESDANFILVNGPEIFSKWVGESEKAIREIFRKARMAAPSIVFFDEIEAIAMRKELLGDDSGVSYRVISQLVTEIDGVRKLSDVIVIGATNRPDLIDPAMLRPGRLDWLIYVPPPDEKARLQILKIYTRKMPLSPDVSLEYLAKITEGYTGADLENVCREAALQAMRRDIDSEVVTFNDFENALKTIKPSISSSMIKEYERIKEKIRISEKPSPIIG
- a CDS encoding elongation factor 1-beta, producing the protein MAKVLATYRIFPNSDEVDLKKLLNSINEKLPENFKIYAYKEEPIAFGLKALIIQILMPDEAGYSRKIEEFLEGFEGISEVTVINVQRFRE
- a CDS encoding zinc finger domain-containing protein; translated protein: MSKIVLPICNWCHKPIIPREKSVNFPCPNCGKIIIWRCGKCRKMGQPYVCPACGFKGP